Proteins co-encoded in one Anopheles moucheti chromosome X, idAnoMoucSN_F20_07, whole genome shotgun sequence genomic window:
- the LOC128306594 gene encoding uncharacterized protein LOC128306594, whose translation MAGRNWKCSMPIWQMLLAVMLLSALCRDAGAYPYADDFPYQVHGRPVSVSSGTGSTGVKKLLSGATKGASGEGGSDARDHRKEHAYDEAGSIGSASDAVRYHQLDNQLDGHRVLDASKGSTVDKVKHLAGENFEADKSHNRKHIKSGFSNSYHKDESGSKSSYYEDSDDHGGKQVYDNRHNQRNDYADKLYSQDRRNDYLRDHYDDRASGSELLGAHNYRRVGAHDRGNNYGHRDGYAHNDHDDQHYGTTAYGGYDYYQPGANYHHYDDLYRRRSYYNPRPSFATAPLQPAPITIYEDPRDYAPYPVAPYPVREVRDGSAVLSRDERYNPETAGSFGQRRRLIYRPSPAASLPMPHGYGRY comes from the exons ATGGCTGGTAGAAACTGGAAGTGTTCGATGCCTATCTGGCAGATGCTGCTTGCGGTGATGCTACTTTCCGCTCTGTGCCGTGATGCTGGTGCCTATCCGTATGCGGATGATTTCCCGTACCAAGTGCATGGCCGTCCGGTGTCTGTGTCGTCCGGTACCGGCAGTACTGGTGTGAAGAAATTGCTGAGTGGCGCCACGAAGGGTGCGAGCGGTGAAGGTGGCAGTGATGCGCGGGACCACCGTAAGGAGCACGCGTACGATGAGGCGGGCAGTATTGGGTCGGCATCCGACGCGGTACGCTACCATCAACTCGACAATCAACTGGACGGCCACCGGGTGCTGGATGCGAGCAAGGGCAGCACGGTGGACAAGGTGAAACATTTGGCCGGCGAGAATTTTGAGGCGGACAAATCACACAACCGGAAGCACATCAAGTCTGGGTTTAGCAACTCGTATCACAAGGATGAGAGCGGTAGCAAGAGTTCGTACTACGAAGATTCGGACGATCACGGTGGGAAGCAGGTGTATGATAACCGGCACAATCAGCGCAACGATTATGCGGATAAGCTGTACAGCCAGGATCGGCGCAACGACTATTTGCGAGACCATTACGATGACCGTGCGTCTGGTAGTGAGCTGCTCGGTGCACACAACTATCGACGTGTTGGTGCGCACGATCGTG GTAACAATTATGGACATCGCGACGGATACGCACACAACGATCACGATGATCAGCACTACGGTACGACCGCCTACGGTGGGTACGACTACTATCAACCGGGTGCCAACTATCACCACTACGACGATCTGTACCGTAGACGATCGTATTATAATCCGCGGCCATCGTTTGCTACCGCACCGTTGCAACCGGCACCGATCACGATTTACGAAGACCCGCGCGACTACGCACCATACCCGGTCGCACCGTACCCGGTGCGTGAGGTGCGCGACGGATCGGCCGTACTGAGCAGAGACGAACGCTACAACCCAGAAACGGCCGGTTCTTTCGGTCAACGGCGACGACTCATCTACAGACCCAGCCCAGCTGCATCATTGCCAATGCCGCACGGTTACGGACGCTACTGA
- the LOC128306591 gene encoding synaptic vesicle glycoprotein 2B-like → MEASVTQTKDALPQRPVQLEEAFSMTKFGIYNMYLIAISGTILAAVVLETLGISYVLPVAECDLLLTTKEKGVLSAISFAGIICSSHLWGFLADTRGRRTIIVPTLLLAVASSTLSSLTTNFWLITVMRFLTGFFISGPSATIYAYLGEFHGKRNCSRAIMAASFVYGIGLLLLPLIAWSIINQEWEFTIPVLNVIYRPWRLFLVVCALPSFVSALALLRMPESPKYLLSRGREAETVAVLHSIYRWNSSRRDPPLVLTGVLPETEAEQTKVRREEAANGKSVAAVLKQMWHQTAPLFMGTYLKRTVIICVLQFGIFFTSSGMYMFFPDILNRIAEQQSKGVERITACNAVYATRVDIRELVKLTNGTERPDVCHQKLDISAYEHSFVLEAIYAIGFAVIGLIINAVGRLPILVFVFALCGTCGILIAYIDLPLLAIWFYVILLSCGFTITVVNACAVDLFPTNIRAMAVCISLMFGRLGSIAGSNLVGVLLDTRCELTFWISGLLLIGSGVLSFFIPHIYKRQASERISVSSR, encoded by the exons ATGGAGGCTTCAGTTACAC AAACAAAAGATGCTTTACCGCAACGGCCGGTACAGCTGGAGGAAGCATTTTCGATGACAA AGTTCGGGATCTATAATATGTACCTGATCGCCATTTCTGGCACCATCTTGGCGGCGGTAGTGTTGGAAACGCTCGGCATCAGCTACGTGCTGCCGGTGGCCGAATGTGACCTGCTGCTGACGACTAAGGAGAAAGGTGTACTGAGCGCAATCTCGTTTGCGGGGATTATCTGTAGTTCGCACCTTTGGGGATTTTTGGCGGATACGCGTGGCCGGCGGACGATCATCGTGCCAACGCTCCTGCTCGCCGTTGCATCATCGACGCTTTCCAGCCTGACCACCAACTTCTGGCTGATCACCGTGATGCGATTCTTGACTGGATTTTT CATTTCTGGTCCATCGGCCACCATTTACGCGTACCTGGGCGAGTTTCACGGCAAACGGAACTGCTCCCGTGCGATTATGGCTGCTTCGTTTGTGTACGGCAttggtttgctgctgctgccgctaaTCGCGTGGTCCATCATCAACCAGGAGTGGGAGTTTACCATCCCGGTGCTGAATGTCATCTATCGACCGtggcgtttgtttttggtggtgTGTGCATTGCCGAGCTTCGTCAGTGCGCTGGCACTGCTCCGGATGCCGGAAAGTCCCAAGTACCTGTTGTCGCGCGGACGGGAGGCAGAAACGGTTGCGGTACTGCACAGTATATACCGGTGGAATTCAAGCAGGCGTGATCCACCGCTGGTGCTGACCGGGGTACTGCCGGAAACGGAAGCGGAACAGACGAAGGTTCGGCGTGAGGAGGCGGCCAACGGCAAGAGTGTTGCCGCGGTGCTCAAACAGATGTGGCATCAGACGGCACCGTTGTTTATGGGCACGTACCTGAAGCGCACCGTCATAATCTGTGTGCTGCAGTTTGGGATATTTTTCACATCCAGCGGGATGTACATGTTTTTCCCGGATATATTGAACCGGATAGCGGAGCAGCAGAGTAAGGGTGTGGAGCGGATCACCGCCTGCAATGCGGTCTATGCGACGCGTGTCGATATACGGGAGTTGGTGAAGCTGACCAACGGTACGGAGCGCCCGGACGTCTGCCACCAGAAGCTGGACATCTCCGCCTACGAACATTCGTTCGTGCTGGAAGCGATCTATGCGATCGGGTTCGCCGTCATCGGTCTCATCATCAATGCTGTCGGGCGGTTGCCGATCCTGGTGTTTGTCTTTGCACTGTGCGGCACCTGTGGCATACTGATCGCGTATATTGATCTGCCGCTGCTGGCGATCTGGTTCTATGTGATACTACTGTCGTGCGGCTTTACTATAACTGTGGTGAATGCCTGTGCGGTTGACTTGTTCCCAACAAATATACG AGCTATGGCTGTTTGTATCTCACTAATGTTTGGAAGACTCGGAAGCATCGCTGGATCAAATCTGGTCGGTGTCCTGCTGGATACGCGCTGTGAGCTAACGTTCTGGATATCCGGCCTGCTTCTAATTGGGTCTGGTGTACTTTCCTTTTTCATTCCCCACATTTACAAACGACAGGCATCAGAAAGGATCAGTGTCTCATCGCGATGA
- the LOC128306593 gene encoding histidine--tRNA ligase isoform X2 translates to MTEKDKLEAAITAQGDVVRKLKSASTKDKAKINEEVQKLLALKEQLKQCTVEDGGESAAPKSPGGNESTPGNRNLSLKTPKGTRDYGPEAMALRQRVLDQVVRVFRKHGAETIDTPVFELKEVLTGKYGEDSKLIYDLKDQGGEILALRYDLTVPFARYVGMGNVFNIKRYHIAKVYRRDNPQITRGRYREFYQCDFDIAGTYDPMLPDAECVKVVCEILSEVGVGEFVVKLNHRKLLDGMFEACGVPAEKFRTACSSVDKLDKTPWDEVKREMVEEKGLTEETVDRIGEYVTLHGGAELIDRLAVDEKLKKIPTAMEGLEDMRLLLQYCDIFQVADRVSFDLSLARGLDYYTGVIYEAVLLGSGGNDEEITVGSVAGGGRYDNLVGMFNPKRKQVPCVGVSIGVERLFSIMESRTAAKTRTNETQVYVISAHKGLHLKRLEILNKLWAAGIKAEHPYKLNPKLLAQLQHCEEYQIPYAIVLGDGELSRGVVKLREIATRKEEELSLDKFIDEIKARLTAS, encoded by the exons ATGACGGAAAAGGATAAATTGGAGGCTGCCATCACCGCCCAGGGAGATGTCGTGCGTAAGCTCAAATCGGCCAGCACAAAGGACAAGGCGAAG ATCAACGAGGaggtacaaaaactgttagcaCTCAAAGAACAGCTGAAGCAATGCACCGTGGAGGATGGAGGTGAATCGGCAGCACCGAAGTCTCCGGGTGGAAATGAATCGActcccggcaaccggaacctCTCACTGAAAACACCGAAAGGTACCCGAGACTATGGTCCGGAGGCAATGGCTCTCAGACAACGGGTACTGGATCAGGTGGTTCGTGTGTTCCGCAAACATGGAGCAGAAACCATCGATACGCCCGTGTTCGAGTTGAAGGAGGTGCTCACCGGCAAGTACGGCGAGGATTCGAAGCTGATCTACGACTTGAAGGACCAGGGAGGTGAGATATTGGCCTTGCGGTACGATCTCACCGTCCCATTTGCCCGGTACGTCGGTATGGGCAACGTGTTCAACATCAAGCGCTACCACATCGCGAAGGTGTACCGGCGGGACAATCCGCAGATAACGCGCGGCCGTTACCGGGAGTTCTACCAGTGCGATTTCGACATTGCCGGCACGTACGATCCGATGCTGCCGGATGCGGAGTGTGTGAAGGTGGTGTGCGAGATCCTGTCCGAGGTGGGCGTCGGCGAGTTTGTGGTGAAGCTAAATCACCGGAAGCTGCTTGACGGTATGTTTGAGGCGTGCGGTGTTCCGGCAGAAAAGTTCCGCACTGCTTGCTCGTCAGTGGACAAGCTGGACAAAACGCCCTGGGACGAGGTGAAGCGTGAGATGGTCGAGGAGAAGGGTCTGACGGAGGAGACGGTCGATCGGATCGGAGAGTACGTCACGTTGCACGGTGGTGCAGAGCTAATCGATCGGCTGGCGGTGGATGAAAAGCTAAAGAAGATCCCGACCGCCATGGAAGGTCTGGAGGATATGCGGCTGTTGCTGCAGTACTGTGACATCTTCCAGGTGGCGGACAGGGTCTCGTTTGATCTCAGTCTGGCCCGTGGGCTCGATTACTATACCGGTGTTATATACGAGGCGGTACTGCTCGGTAGCGGTGGCAACGATGAGGAAATAACGGTCGGTTCGGTGGCTGGTGGCGGCCGGTACGATAACTTGGTGGGTATGTTCAACCCGAAGAGAAAGCAGGTcccgtgtgttggtgtgtcgATCGGTGTGGAGCGTCTGTTCTCCATCATGGAGTCACGGACCGCCGCCAAAACGCGCACCAACGAGACGCAGGTGTACGTAATTTCTGCCCACAAAGGACTGCACTTAAAGCGGCTAGAAATTCTTAACAAACTTTGGGCAGCAGGTATTAAG GCTGAACATCCGTACAAACTGAACCCGAAACTGCTTGCCCAGCTGCAACACTGCGAAGAGTACCAAATCCCGTACGCGATCGTGCTCGGTGATGGTGAACTGTCCCGTGGTGTAGTAAAGCTACGCGAAATTGCCACCCGCAAAGAGGAAGAACTTTCTCTCGACAAGTTCATCGACGAGATCAAAGCTCGACTAACCGCATCCTAA
- the LOC128306556 gene encoding protein SPT2 homolog: MDYHNILNIAKQNAESAKTSKGGRPHTASSTPLAKVTPEKKVLSENIKKFLAKKDEEERQAAAEKHLKAQELMAKRGGKGKKKIEKMLKVIKSANKSVLDDANDAQETALGTESLEDDYGYTSAVASQYYEKMMDKYKNIPTESMFTEAKKRCMSSEELARAKARVKNAIVKEQEEQHAPRSRKSRCSKADGGDDRSNIGAVVAMTETKPPGKRDDPKQTKGGPNEERRVVRKPNVPPPPNFSTLLKIAETKQFEPIKVEVGAAKKRQDDRPLTSKERKEYEERKAFMEMKRLRDKIKQNESLSEEEKQRRLARLDVLRAAGKLPGIPPLPATSVSARKPPTTGSPAGSTSISRTVFKIPKRTDAPSADPPKSASNAEKQVVAKTAPLPTPEPKSKPVVGATKPTGSGIQKTTSAPSSASSTTAVRTSTKQPAQPSGTTSTPQKLSVSSSTSLNGKTISPAVQKPSVTNGKMLPASGRPSGGTVSTKQPSNGKQLPAVNQRSTAPTKRPPPEPVTQTRQFPPPDVQRSIKRRDSSMPYAGGRTTHKKQRIIDSDSEYDSEMDDFIDDDDCEEDYSSAIKDIFGYDKSRYRDDCYDDDDDNMESSYAQQMREEYISKKIGIQEDLEDMRAEEEEKRRKLMKKKGSAPKKK; the protein is encoded by the exons ATGGATTACCACAACATATTGAATATTGCCAAGCAAAATGCCGAAAGTGCAAAGACGTCCAAGGGG GGACGCCCTCACACAGCCAGTTCAACCCCCCTGGCAAAGGTTACACCAGAGAAAAAGGTCTTATCggagaacattaaaaaatttcTCGCCAAAAAGGACGAAGAGGAACGGCAGGCGGCGGCGGAAAAGCATCTGAAGGCGCAGGAGCTGATGGCCAAGCGCGGTGGCAAAGGTAAGAAAAAGATCGAAAAGATGCTGAAGGTGATCAAGTCGGCGAACAAGTCGGTGCTGGACGATGCGAACGATGCGCAGGAAACCGCACTCGGTACTGAGAGTCTCGAGGATGATTACGGCTACACGTCCGCGGTCGCTTCACAGTATTACGAGAAGATGATGGATAAGTACAAGAACATACCAACCGAGTCGATGTTTACCGAGGCAAAAAAGCGTTGCATGTCCAGTGAGGAATTGGCACGCGCAAAGGCGCGTGTGAAGAACGCGATCGTCAAGGAGCAGGAAGAGCAACATGCACCACGTAGCAGAAAGTCACGCTGTTCCAAGGCGGATGGTGGTGACGATCGGAGCAACATCGGTGCGGTTGTTGCGATGACGGAGACAAAGCCACCGGGAAAGCGGGACGATCCGAAGCAGACGAAGGGTGGTCCGAACGAAGAACGGCGAGTGGTGCGCAAACCGAACGTACCACCACCTCCCAACTTTTCCACCCTGCTCAAGATCGCCGAAACGAAGCAGTTCGAACCGATAAAGGTTGAGGTGGGTGCTGCAAAGAAGCGCCAAGATGATCGGCCTTTGACGAGCAAGGAAAGGAAGGAGTACGAAGAACGGAAAGCATTCATGGAGATGAAGCGACTGCGCGACAAGATAAAGCAGAATGAAAGTCTGTCGGAGGAGGAGAAACAGCGACGTTTGGCACGGCTAGATGTGCTGCGTGCGGCCGGCAAGCTGCCGGGGATTCCACCCCTGCCGGCTACTTCGGTGTCTGCTAGGAAACCTCCAACCACCGGTTCACCGGCGGGATCGACGAGCATCTCTCGCACCGTGTTCAAAATCCCCAAGCGTACTGATGCGCCTTCGGCGGACCCACCCAAAAGCGCTTCGAACGCTGAAAAGCAGGTTGTAGCAAAAACAGCGCCATTACCAACACCAGAGCCAAAATCGAAACCCGTTGTTGGTGCTACGAAACCAACCGGAAGCGGAATCCAAAAGACTACCTCTGCACCATCGAGTGCATCATCGACCACCGCAGTGCGAACCTCCACCAAGCAGCCAGCACAACCATCCGGTACTACAAGCACGCCTCAAAAATTGTCTGTATCATCCTCCACATCGTTAAATGGTAAGACGATATCGCCGGCGGTACAAAAACCATCCGTAACTAATGGGAAAATGCTCCCCGCGTCCGGTCGACCTTCGGGCGGAACCGTTTCAACGAAGCAACCGTCCAACGGTAAACAACTACCGGCTGTGAACCAACGATCTACTGCACCGACCAAACGCCCACCACCGGAACCGGTCACTCAAACGCGCCAATTCCCACCGCCGGATGTGCAGCGGTCGATCAAGCGACGAGACTCTTCGATGCCGTATGCTGGTGGGCGAACGACGCACAAGAAGCAACGCATTATCGACAGCGACAGTGAGTACGATAGCGAGATGGACGATTTTATCGACGATGACGACTGTGAGGAGGACTATTCGTCCGCGATAAAGGACATCTTCGGTTATGACAAATCACGATACAGGGACGATTGTtatgatgacgacgacgataaTATGGAGTCATCGTACGCGCAACAAATGCGTGAAGAGTACATCAGCAAGAAGATAGGGATCCAGGAGGATCTGGAAGATATGCGCgcggaggaggaggagaagcGGCGCAAACTAATGAAAAAGAAGGGTTCTGCACCgaagaagaagtag
- the LOC128306372 gene encoding UV excision repair protein RAD23 homolog B-like — MKITLKTLKQQTFFVEVDVEKDTVKTLKEKLYTESELAYPVDRQRLIYLGKIMEDDHLLSQYKLDDKKFIVVMSKKPSAAADEPAEGEATEPKKETAAPAPKQADTKAEGDSADPPSSSASKPSTSTPSQSAPSTADDQKTAAPKDSTPSTTESKPANPSTDAVPEEMQVNIQRLKEMGYSEQSARLALEICANIPDRAVEYLLSEMGGGSDVSFALAAAQQQQQEQQGVPAGAAPAGDANPLDFLRNNPVFENMKRILRDDPLMLPHLMRRMQESNPVLLSIIAEHQDEFLAMINEGSAPMSHDMEDIASAMINSLTPSDMDAIERLKALGYPEHLVIQAYIACERDEYDAAMFLVTQTLDDEE, encoded by the exons ATGAAAATCACACTGAAAACACTGAAGCAGCAGACGTTCTTCGTCGAGGTGGACGTCGAAAAGGACACAGTGAAAACCCTGAAGGAAAAGCTGTACACCGAGAGCGAGCTGGCGTACCCGGTCGACAGGCAGAGGTTAATCTATCTTGGTAAAATCATGGAAGACGACCATCTGCTCAGCCAGTACAAACTTGACGACAAGAAGTTTATCGTGGTGATGAGCAAAAAGCCCTCGGCAGCCGCTGACGAACCAGCCGAGGGTGAGGCGACCGAACCGAAGAAGGAAACGGCGGCACCGGCCCCGAAACAGGCGGACACAAAGGCGGAGGGCGACAGTGCCGATCCGCCGTCCAGCAGTGCCAGCAAACCGTCCACGTCCACACCATCACAATCTGCCCCATCAACCGCCGACGATCAAAAGACAGCAGCGCCGAAGGATAGCACCCCCAGCACGACGGAGTCCAAGCCCGCGAACCCATCAACCGATGCTGTACCGGAAGAGATGCAAGTAAACATTCAAAGGCTAAAAG AGATGGGTTACTCGGAACAAAGTGCCAGACTTGCGCTGGAAATTTGCGCTAACATTCCGGATCGTGCCGTTGAGTACCTGCTGTCGGAGATGGGCGGTGGTAGTGATGTGTCCTTTGCGTTGGCCGCTgcccaacagcaacagcaagagCAGCAGGGTGTACCAGCCGGTGCAGCACCAGCAGGCGATGCCAACCCGCTCGACTTTCTGCGCAACAATCCGGTGTTCGAAAACATGAAGCGTATACTGCGCGACGATCCACTAATGCTCCCGCACCTGATGCGCCGGATGCAGGAAAGCAATCCGGTGCTGCTGAGCATCATTGCCGAGCATCAGGACGAGTTTCTCGCGATGATCAACGAGGGTTCCGCGCCGATGTCGCACGACATGGAGGATATTGCGTCCGCTATGATAAACAGCCTAACGCCGTCCGATATGGACGCGATCGAGCGACTGAAGGCGCTCGGCTACCCGGAGCATCTCGTCATACAGGCGTACATTGCGTGCGAGCGCGACGAGTATGATGCAGCCATGTTTCTCGTCACACAAACGCTGGACGATGAAGAGTAG
- the LOC128306593 gene encoding histidine--tRNA ligase, cytoplasmic isoform X1, with product MILRQVRCSLVQLGVTGSFRIPHLISTARSSTFVASKIQTNRTEEEKVRHRLAQINEEVQKLLALKEQLKQCTVEDGGESAAPKSPGGNESTPGNRNLSLKTPKGTRDYGPEAMALRQRVLDQVVRVFRKHGAETIDTPVFELKEVLTGKYGEDSKLIYDLKDQGGEILALRYDLTVPFARYVGMGNVFNIKRYHIAKVYRRDNPQITRGRYREFYQCDFDIAGTYDPMLPDAECVKVVCEILSEVGVGEFVVKLNHRKLLDGMFEACGVPAEKFRTACSSVDKLDKTPWDEVKREMVEEKGLTEETVDRIGEYVTLHGGAELIDRLAVDEKLKKIPTAMEGLEDMRLLLQYCDIFQVADRVSFDLSLARGLDYYTGVIYEAVLLGSGGNDEEITVGSVAGGGRYDNLVGMFNPKRKQVPCVGVSIGVERLFSIMESRTAAKTRTNETQVYVISAHKGLHLKRLEILNKLWAAGIKAEHPYKLNPKLLAQLQHCEEYQIPYAIVLGDGELSRGVVKLREIATRKEEELSLDKFIDEIKARLTAS from the exons ATGATACTTAGACAGGTACGGTGCAGCCTCGTGCAGCTGGGAGTTACGGGGAGCTTTCGGATTCCGCATCTGATTTCCACCGCCAGGAGTTCCACCTTTGTGGCCAGCAAGATACAAACGAACCGTACAGAAGAAGAGAAGGTCCGGCATCGTCTCGCGCag ATCAACGAGGaggtacaaaaactgttagcaCTCAAAGAACAGCTGAAGCAATGCACCGTGGAGGATGGAGGTGAATCGGCAGCACCGAAGTCTCCGGGTGGAAATGAATCGActcccggcaaccggaacctCTCACTGAAAACACCGAAAGGTACCCGAGACTATGGTCCGGAGGCAATGGCTCTCAGACAACGGGTACTGGATCAGGTGGTTCGTGTGTTCCGCAAACATGGAGCAGAAACCATCGATACGCCCGTGTTCGAGTTGAAGGAGGTGCTCACCGGCAAGTACGGCGAGGATTCGAAGCTGATCTACGACTTGAAGGACCAGGGAGGTGAGATATTGGCCTTGCGGTACGATCTCACCGTCCCATTTGCCCGGTACGTCGGTATGGGCAACGTGTTCAACATCAAGCGCTACCACATCGCGAAGGTGTACCGGCGGGACAATCCGCAGATAACGCGCGGCCGTTACCGGGAGTTCTACCAGTGCGATTTCGACATTGCCGGCACGTACGATCCGATGCTGCCGGATGCGGAGTGTGTGAAGGTGGTGTGCGAGATCCTGTCCGAGGTGGGCGTCGGCGAGTTTGTGGTGAAGCTAAATCACCGGAAGCTGCTTGACGGTATGTTTGAGGCGTGCGGTGTTCCGGCAGAAAAGTTCCGCACTGCTTGCTCGTCAGTGGACAAGCTGGACAAAACGCCCTGGGACGAGGTGAAGCGTGAGATGGTCGAGGAGAAGGGTCTGACGGAGGAGACGGTCGATCGGATCGGAGAGTACGTCACGTTGCACGGTGGTGCAGAGCTAATCGATCGGCTGGCGGTGGATGAAAAGCTAAAGAAGATCCCGACCGCCATGGAAGGTCTGGAGGATATGCGGCTGTTGCTGCAGTACTGTGACATCTTCCAGGTGGCGGACAGGGTCTCGTTTGATCTCAGTCTGGCCCGTGGGCTCGATTACTATACCGGTGTTATATACGAGGCGGTACTGCTCGGTAGCGGTGGCAACGATGAGGAAATAACGGTCGGTTCGGTGGCTGGTGGCGGCCGGTACGATAACTTGGTGGGTATGTTCAACCCGAAGAGAAAGCAGGTcccgtgtgttggtgtgtcgATCGGTGTGGAGCGTCTGTTCTCCATCATGGAGTCACGGACCGCCGCCAAAACGCGCACCAACGAGACGCAGGTGTACGTAATTTCTGCCCACAAAGGACTGCACTTAAAGCGGCTAGAAATTCTTAACAAACTTTGGGCAGCAGGTATTAAG GCTGAACATCCGTACAAACTGAACCCGAAACTGCTTGCCCAGCTGCAACACTGCGAAGAGTACCAAATCCCGTACGCGATCGTGCTCGGTGATGGTGAACTGTCCCGTGGTGTAGTAAAGCTACGCGAAATTGCCACCCGCAAAGAGGAAGAACTTTCTCTCGACAAGTTCATCGACGAGATCAAAGCTCGACTAACCGCATCCTAA
- the LOC128306568 gene encoding RING finger protein 141-like, translating into MGSQASSISQKILPADAVDSLQFEFKKQVHIFSEINNLAYEDFQKCLADLNRLSRKCLDPNGKQLVFAVKKGSDNSILWKRTVRIACVKIDPETKKIDCFKLLTLQQFLQVFRTFQTNLHAMVTVESQRIHSPGASPSKTSGGASGPDTPSNASVSELSPNNAGTAEQRPGPSATHTKQAQSSPAPLSTSSSSSSSANVSSAFVFPECTTASILMAQVDSITAVDPDGDHNECCICLERKPEVSLPCAHSYCMPCIEQWNIHQKTCPICDEVLASTDDTWVLSEMPEADEVSEEICATLLKLSNEANASDESDKNWLRRMLDL; encoded by the exons ATGGGTAGCCAAGCGTCCAGCATTTCGCAAAAAATTCTACCGGCCGATGCGGTGGATTCGTTGCAGTTTGAATTCAAGAAGCAGGTACACATCTTCTCCGAAATTAACAATCTCGCGTACGAAGACTTTCAAAAGTGTCTCGCAGATTTAAACCGACT CTCACGGAAATGCCTTGATCCGAACGGGAAGCAGCTGGTATTTGCCGTGAAGAAAGGTTCAGACAACTCCATCCTCTGGAAGCGCACCGTACGCATCGCGTGCGTTAAAATTGATCCGGAAACGAAGAAGATCGACTGCTTCAAGCTGCTGACGCTGCAACAGTTCCTGCAGGTATTTCGCACATTCCAAACGAATCTGCACGCCATGGTGACGGTCGAGAGCCAGCGAATACACAGCCCAGGGGCGAGTCCGTCCAAAACGAGTGGCGGCGCTTCCGGTCCGGACACACCGTCCAACGCGAGTGTCAGCGAACTGTCGCCCAACAATGCTGGCACAGCTGAACAGCGGCCCGGTCCAAGCgcgacacacacaaagcagGCGCAAAGCTCACCTGCTCCACTGTCCACGTCCTCCTCGTCGTCATCCTCCGCCAACGTGTCGAGTGCGTTCGTGTTTCCGGAGTGTACGACCGCATCGATACTGATGGCGCAGGTCGACTCAATTACGGCCGTCGACCCGGACGGTGACCATAACGAGTGCTGCATCTGTCTCGAACGTAAACCGGAAGTGTCGCTACCCTGCGCACACAGCTACTGTATGCCGTGCATCGAACAATGGAACATCCACCAGAAAACGTGCCCAATCTGTGACGAGGTGCTGGCCAGCACGGATGACACCTGGGTCCTATCGGAAATGCCCGAAGCAGACGAAGTGAGCGAAGAGATTTGTGCCACGCTGTTGAAGCTATCAAACGAGGCGAACGCGAGCGACGAGAGTGATAAGAATTGGTTGCGCCGAATGTTGGATTTGTGA